A single genomic interval of Aegicerativicinus sediminis harbors:
- the rpmC gene encoding 50S ribosomal protein L29 yields MKQAEITKLSTADLQEKLSETKRSYADLKMAHAISPLENPIQLRTVRRTVARLATELTKRELQ; encoded by the coding sequence ATGAAGCAAGCAGAAATTACAAAGTTGTCAACAGCGGATTTACAGGAGAAACTTAGTGAAACTAAGAGAAGCTATGCCGATTTAAAAATGGCACACGCAATTTCACCTTTAGAGAACCCAATCCAATTACGTACTGTTAGACGTACCGTAGCAAGATTGGCCACAGAGTTAACTAAAAGAGAATTACAATAG
- the rplP gene encoding 50S ribosomal protein L16, with product MLQPKRTKFRKMQKGRMKGNSNRGHVLSNGTFGIKSLDSQFITARQIEAARIAATRYMKREGSIWIKIFPDKPITKKPLEVRMGKGKGAVEYWVAVVKPGRILFEIGGVPLETAKEALRLAAQKLPVKTKFVIARDYEFEA from the coding sequence ATGTTACAGCCTAAAAGAACAAAATTTCGCAAGATGCAAAAAGGCCGCATGAAGGGTAACTCCAATCGTGGTCATGTGTTATCTAACGGAACTTTCGGAATAAAGTCATTGGACTCTCAATTTATCACTGCTAGACAAATAGAAGCAGCACGTATTGCAGCAACGCGTTACATGAAAAGGGAGGGTTCCATTTGGATCAAGATTTTTCCAGACAAACCAATTACCAAAAAGCCTCTTGAGGTACGTATGGGTAAAGGTAAGGGTGCCGTAGAATATTGGGTAGCCGTTGTAAAACCTGGTAGAATTCTTTTTGAAATCGGAGGAGTGCCATTAGAAACTGCAAAGGAAGCTTTGCGTTTAGCAGCCCAAAAATTACCAGTAAAAACTAAATTCGTCATAGCTCGCGATTACGAATTCGAAGCTTAA
- the rpsC gene encoding 30S ribosomal protein S3, with protein MGQKTNPIGNRLGIIRGWESNWYGGDDYGDKLAEDDKIRKYIHARLSKASVSRVIIERTLKLVTVTITTARPGIIIGKGGQEVDKLKEELKKLTDKEVQLNIFEIKRPELDAFLVASSVARQIENRISYRRAIKMAIAAAIRMNAEGIKIEISGRLNGAEMARSEHYKEGRIPLSTFRADIDYALVEAHTTYGRLGIKVWIMKGEVYGKRELSPLVGLSKNKGKSTGRGGSEKRRRRK; from the coding sequence ATGGGACAGAAGACAAATCCAATCGGAAATCGTTTAGGTATCATCAGAGGATGGGAATCCAACTGGTATGGTGGGGATGACTATGGAGATAAGTTGGCTGAAGACGATAAGATTAGAAAGTACATACATGCTCGTCTTTCTAAAGCTAGTGTGTCTAGGGTTATTATTGAGCGAACCCTTAAACTTGTAACCGTTACTATCACTACTGCTAGACCTGGTATTATTATCGGTAAAGGTGGACAAGAGGTAGACAAGTTGAAAGAAGAGCTTAAGAAATTAACCGATAAAGAGGTTCAGTTAAACATCTTTGAAATTAAGAGACCTGAACTAGATGCGTTTTTAGTAGCGTCAAGTGTTGCACGTCAAATTGAAAATAGAATTTCATACAGACGGGCTATCAAAATGGCTATTGCTGCTGCTATACGTATGAATGCTGAAGGAATAAAGATTGAAATCAGTGGTCGTTTGAATGGTGCTGAGATGGCACGTTCTGAGCACTACAAAGAAGGTCGTATTCCTTTATCAACATTTAGAGCTGATATCGACTATGCTTTGGTTGAAGCCCACACTACTTACGGTAGATTAGGTATCAAAGTATGGATCATGAAAGGTGAAGTTTACGGTAAGAGAGAACTTTCTCCCCTAGTTGGCTTGTCTAAGAACAAAGGTAAATCTACTGGACGCGGTGGTTCTGAAAAGAGACGTCGTAGAAAGTAA
- the rplV gene encoding 50S ribosomal protein L22: protein MGSRKKEMAEARKAEKKQIAFAKLNNCPTSPRKMRIVADLVRGEKAEKALQILKYSQKEAASRLEKLVLSAVANWQAKNEDANIEEADLFIQEIRVDGGTMLKRLRPAPQGRAHRIRKRSNHVTVVIGSLNNAQS, encoded by the coding sequence ATGGGAAGTCGTAAAAAGGAAATGGCTGAAGCTAGAAAGGCTGAGAAGAAGCAGATTGCTTTTGCAAAGCTGAACAATTGTCCTACCTCGCCAAGAAAGATGCGTATTGTCGCTGATTTGGTAAGAGGTGAAAAGGCAGAAAAAGCTCTTCAAATCTTGAAGTATAGCCAAAAGGAAGCTGCTAGTAGATTAGAAAAATTGGTTCTATCTGCTGTTGCTAACTGGCAAGCTAAAAACGAAGATGCCAATATAGAAGAAGCTGATTTATTCATTCAAGAAATTAGAGTGGATGGTGGAACTATGTTGAAAAGATTACGCCCTGCACCACAGGGTCGTGCACACAGAATTAGAAAACGTTCCAATCACGTAACTGTGGTTATAGGATCATTAAATAACGCACAAAGCTAA
- the rpsS gene encoding 30S ribosomal protein S19: MARSLKKGPYIHYKLDKKVAENVAANKKTVIKTWSRASMITPDFVGQTIAVHNGRQFVPVYITENMVGHKLGEFSPTRSFRGHAGAKNKGKK, translated from the coding sequence ATGGCACGTTCATTAAAGAAAGGACCTTACATCCATTATAAATTAGACAAGAAAGTTGCGGAAAATGTAGCTGCTAATAAGAAGACTGTTATCAAAACTTGGTCTAGAGCATCTATGATTACACCAGACTTTGTCGGTCAGACGATTGCAGTTCATAATGGTCGTCAATTCGTTCCAGTTTACATCACTGAGAACATGGTAGGTCATAAACTTGGAGAATTTTCACCGACGCGTTCCTTCAGAGGACACGCAGGTGCTAAAAATAAAGGTAAAAAATAA
- the rplB gene encoding 50S ribosomal protein L2 — protein sequence MSVRKLKPITSAQRFRVVNGFDAITTDKPEKSLLAPKKRSGGRNSQGKMTMRYIGGGHKKKYRIIDFKRTKYDSPAEVMTIEYDPNRSAFIALVQYADGEKSYVIAQNGLQVGQTITSGREGVAPEIGNAMPLSQIPLGTIISCIELRPGQGAIMARSAGAFAQLMARDGKFATVKLPSGETRLILAECMATIGVVSNSDHQLIVSGKAGRNRWLGRRPRTRAVVMNPVDHPMGGGEGRASGGHPRSRKGIPAKGYRTRSKTKASNKYIVERRKK from the coding sequence ATGTCAGTAAGAAAATTAAAACCGATTACATCGGCCCAGCGTTTTAGAGTTGTTAATGGGTTTGACGCCATTACAACTGATAAGCCGGAGAAAAGTTTATTAGCTCCGAAGAAGAGGTCTGGTGGTAGAAACAGTCAAGGAAAAATGACCATGCGCTACATTGGTGGTGGTCATAAAAAGAAGTATCGTATAATCGACTTCAAGAGAACCAAATATGATTCTCCTGCTGAAGTTATGACCATTGAATACGATCCTAACAGAAGTGCATTTATCGCATTGGTTCAGTATGCAGATGGAGAAAAGAGTTATGTGATTGCACAGAATGGATTACAAGTGGGTCAGACGATTACTTCTGGTCGTGAAGGTGTTGCTCCCGAAATAGGGAATGCTATGCCTTTAAGCCAAATTCCTCTTGGTACTATCATTAGCTGTATAGAATTACGTCCTGGACAAGGTGCTATTATGGCACGTTCTGCTGGTGCATTTGCCCAGTTAATGGCGAGAGATGGAAAATTTGCAACTGTTAAGCTTCCTTCTGGTGAAACTAGATTGATTCTTGCAGAATGTATGGCCACTATTGGAGTTGTTTCTAACTCAGACCATCAGTTGATCGTATCAGGTAAAGCTGGTAGAAATAGATGGTTAGGTAGAAGACCAAGAACTAGAGCTGTTGTTATGAACCCTGTTGATCACCCAATGGGTGGTGGTGAAGGTAGGGCTTCCGGAGGTCATCCAAGATCTCGTAAAGGTATTCCTGCTAAAGGTTATAGAACAAGGTCTAAAACCAAAGCTAGTAATAAGTATATCGTAGAACGTAGAAAGAAATAA
- the rplW gene encoding 50S ribosomal protein L23, whose translation MSILIKPIITEKATADSELRNCYSFEVDTKANKLEIKQAVESAYGVSVEKVRTVNVRPDRKTRYTRSGVQHGKTSAVKKAFVQLAEGEMIDLYANM comes from the coding sequence ATGAGTATTCTAATTAAACCTATAATCACCGAAAAAGCTACCGCAGATAGCGAATTGAGAAACTGCTATAGCTTCGAAGTTGATACAAAGGCGAACAAGTTGGAAATAAAGCAAGCAGTTGAGTCTGCTTATGGCGTTTCTGTTGAAAAAGTTCGAACTGTAAATGTCCGCCCAGACAGAAAGACCCGTTACACGAGATCGGGTGTTCAGCACGGGAAAACAAGTGCCGTTAAAAAGGCATTCGTTCAATTGGCGGAAGGAGAGATGATCGATTTATACGCTAATATGTAA
- the rplD gene encoding 50S ribosomal protein L4 yields the protein MKVAVIDIKGKDTGRKIELSDDVFAVEPNNHAVYLDVKQYLANQRQGTHKAKEKAEITGSTRKLKKQKGTGTARAGSIKSGVFKGGGRFFGPRPRNYGFKLNKNVKRLARKSAFSIKANEDAIVVLEDFNFDAPKTKDFRSVLKALELDGKKSLFVLGAQNNNVYLSARNLEGSEVVTNSELSTYKIMNANKVVLVESALEGIVSNLSN from the coding sequence ATGAAAGTAGCGGTTATAGATATTAAAGGAAAAGATACAGGTAGAAAGATTGAACTTTCTGATGATGTGTTTGCTGTTGAGCCAAACAATCATGCTGTGTATCTAGACGTGAAGCAGTATTTGGCTAACCAGAGACAGGGTACCCATAAAGCTAAGGAAAAAGCTGAGATTACTGGAAGTACCCGTAAGCTTAAAAAGCAAAAGGGAACTGGTACCGCTAGAGCTGGTAGTATTAAATCTGGTGTGTTTAAAGGTGGAGGCCGTTTCTTTGGTCCAAGACCTCGCAATTATGGTTTCAAATTGAATAAGAACGTTAAGCGCTTAGCTCGTAAATCTGCTTTCAGTATCAAAGCAAATGAGGATGCAATCGTTGTTCTTGAAGATTTCAATTTTGATGCTCCTAAAACTAAAGATTTCAGGTCTGTTTTAAAGGCTTTAGAGCTAGACGGGAAAAAATCTTTGTTTGTGTTGGGTGCACAGAATAATAATGTATATTTGTCCGCACGTAATTTGGAAGGGTCTGAAGTTGTAACTAACTCAGAATTAAGTACTTACAAAATTATGAATGCCAACAAAGTTGTGCTTGTTGAGAGCGCGCTAGAAGGAATTGTATCGAATTTAAGTAATTAA
- the rplC gene encoding 50S ribosomal protein L3 has product MSGLIGKKIGMTSIYDENGKNIPCTVIQCGPCIVTQVRTEEVDGYSALQLGFDDKAERSATKAELGHAKKAGTTVKTKVVEFQGFGEDYKLGDAINVDHFIEGEFVDITGVSKGKGFQGVVKRHGFGGVGQSTHGQHNRLRAPGSIGASSYPSRVFKGMRMAGRMGGENVKVENLRVYKVVPEKNLLVVKGCVPGHKNSYVIIEK; this is encoded by the coding sequence ATGTCTGGGTTAATAGGAAAAAAGATCGGTATGACCAGCATTTATGACGAGAATGGGAAAAACATCCCATGTACTGTTATTCAATGTGGGCCTTGTATCGTTACCCAAGTCAGAACCGAAGAGGTTGACGGGTACAGTGCTCTTCAACTTGGTTTCGATGACAAGGCAGAAAGAAGTGCTACAAAAGCTGAATTAGGTCACGCTAAGAAAGCCGGCACTACTGTGAAAACCAAAGTCGTAGAATTCCAAGGATTTGGAGAGGATTACAAATTAGGTGATGCCATCAATGTAGATCACTTTATAGAAGGTGAATTTGTTGATATTACAGGTGTTTCTAAAGGAAAAGGATTCCAAGGTGTTGTTAAAAGACATGGTTTCGGTGGTGTTGGTCAATCAACTCACGGTCAACATAACCGTTTAAGAGCTCCTGGTTCTATTGGTGCATCATCTTACCCTTCTCGAGTTTTCAAAGGAATGAGAATGGCCGGAAGAATGGGTGGTGAAAATGTTAAAGTAGAAAATTTAAGAGTTTACAAAGTTGTTCCAGAGAAAAATCTTTTAGTAGTAAAAGGTTGTGTTCCTGGTCATAAGAATTCTTATGTAATAATCGAGAAGTAA
- the rpsJ gene encoding 30S ribosomal protein S10, with the protein MSQKIRIKLKSYDHNLVDKSADKIVKTVKNTGAVVTGPIPLPTHKRIFTVLRSPHVNKKSREQFQLSSYKRLLDIYSSSSKTIDALMKLELPSGVEVEIKV; encoded by the coding sequence ATGAGTCAAAAAATCAGAATAAAATTAAAATCATACGATCATAACTTGGTAGATAAATCTGCCGATAAAATCGTTAAAACTGTAAAGAATACTGGAGCTGTTGTAACTGGACCGATTCCATTACCAACACACAAAAGAATTTTTACAGTGTTACGGTCTCCTCACGTAAACAAAAAGAGTAGAGAGCAATTTCAGTTAAGTTCTTACAAGAGATTGTTAGATATCTACAGTTCTTCTTCTAAAACAATTGATGCGTTGATGAAGTTAGAATTGCCAAGTGGGGTTGAAGTAGAGATCAAGGTGTGA
- the fusA gene encoding elongation factor G: MAQRDLKYTRNIGIAAHIDAGKTTTTERILFYTGVSHKIGEVHDGAATMDWMEQEQERGITITSAATTCTWKFPKENGQPTADAKDYHFNIIDTPGHVDFTVEVNRSLRVLDGLVFLFSAVDGVEPQSETNWRLADNYKVPRMGFVNKMDRQGSNFLGVCQQVKDMLGSNAVPIVLPIGEEMDFKGIVDLVKNRAIVWHEDNFGSTFDEIDIPADMQEEVDMYRAQLIEAVAEYDENLMEKFFEDESSITEDEIHAALRAAVMDMSIIPMVCGSSFKNKGVQFLLDAVCRYLPSPVDKDAIVGTNPDTEEEVKRKPDVTAPFSALAFKIATDPFVGRLAFFRAYSGHLDAGSYVLNTRSGKKERISRIYQMHSNKQNAIEYIEAGDIGAAVGFKDIKTGDTLCDEKHPIVLESMNFPDPVIGIAVEPKTKADVDKLGMALAKLAEEDPTFTVRTDEASGQTIISGMGELHLDIIVDRLRREFKVEVNQGQPQVEYKEAITRTAEHREVYKKQSGGRGKFADIVFKLEPAEEGKTGLDFVSEIKGGNVPKEFIPSVEKGFKQAMVNGPLAGYEVDSMKVTLLDGSYHDVDSDQLSFELAAKLGFRAAAKAAKAVIMEPIMKLEVLTPEENMGDIVGDLNRRRGQVNNMSDRAGSKVIKAEVPLSEMFGYVTSLRTLSSGRATSTMEFSHYAETPSNIAEEVIKAAKGVEA; encoded by the coding sequence ATGGCACAAAGAGATTTAAAATATACTAGAAATATAGGAATTGCAGCGCATATCGATGCTGGTAAAACAACAACTACAGAGCGTATCTTGTTTTATACCGGTGTTTCTCACAAAATAGGTGAGGTGCATGATGGTGCTGCTACTATGGACTGGATGGAGCAAGAGCAGGAGAGAGGTATTACCATTACTTCTGCAGCAACAACCTGTACCTGGAAATTCCCTAAAGAAAATGGTCAGCCTACTGCTGATGCTAAAGATTACCATTTTAATATTATCGACACTCCTGGTCACGTGGATTTTACTGTTGAGGTAAACCGTTCTTTACGTGTATTGGATGGTTTAGTTTTCTTGTTCTCTGCTGTTGATGGTGTTGAGCCTCAATCTGAGACCAACTGGAGACTTGCTGATAATTACAAAGTTCCTCGTATGGGCTTTGTAAATAAAATGGACCGCCAAGGATCTAATTTCTTGGGTGTTTGCCAACAAGTGAAGGATATGCTTGGCTCTAATGCAGTGCCAATTGTATTGCCTATTGGTGAAGAGATGGATTTTAAAGGAATTGTTGACTTGGTTAAAAACCGTGCTATTGTTTGGCACGAGGATAACTTCGGTTCTACTTTCGATGAAATCGATATTCCTGCAGATATGCAAGAAGAGGTTGATATGTATAGAGCTCAGTTGATTGAAGCTGTAGCCGAGTACGATGAAAACCTTATGGAGAAATTTTTCGAAGATGAATCTTCAATAACTGAAGATGAAATTCATGCCGCTTTAAGAGCAGCGGTTATGGATATGTCTATCATACCTATGGTTTGTGGTTCATCATTTAAGAATAAAGGTGTACAGTTCTTATTAGATGCTGTTTGTAGATACCTTCCTTCTCCTGTAGATAAGGATGCTATCGTTGGAACAAATCCTGATACTGAAGAGGAAGTTAAGCGTAAGCCTGATGTTACTGCTCCTTTTTCTGCATTAGCATTTAAGATCGCTACTGATCCTTTCGTTGGTCGTTTAGCTTTCTTCCGTGCTTATTCAGGTCATTTAGATGCAGGTTCTTATGTATTGAACACAAGATCTGGTAAGAAAGAGCGTATTTCCCGTATCTATCAAATGCACTCTAACAAGCAAAATGCAATTGAATATATTGAAGCTGGAGATATTGGAGCTGCTGTAGGTTTCAAGGACATTAAGACAGGTGATACACTATGTGATGAAAAACACCCAATCGTTCTTGAAAGTATGAACTTCCCTGATCCAGTAATTGGTATCGCTGTTGAGCCTAAAACTAAGGCTGACGTTGATAAATTGGGTATGGCTCTTGCTAAATTAGCTGAAGAAGATCCGACTTTTACTGTAAGAACGGATGAAGCTTCTGGCCAAACTATTATCTCTGGTATGGGTGAGCTTCACTTGGATATAATTGTTGACCGTTTAAGACGTGAGTTTAAAGTAGAGGTTAACCAAGGTCAACCACAAGTTGAATACAAAGAAGCTATTACAAGAACGGCTGAGCACAGAGAAGTTTATAAGAAACAATCTGGTGGTCGTGGTAAGTTTGCTGATATCGTATTTAAATTAGAACCAGCAGAAGAAGGTAAAACAGGTCTTGACTTCGTTTCTGAAATCAAAGGTGGTAACGTTCCTAAAGAATTTATTCCATCAGTAGAAAAAGGTTTCAAACAAGCAATGGTAAATGGTCCATTAGCTGGTTACGAAGTAGATTCTATGAAAGTTACTTTGTTAGATGGTTCTTACCATGATGTGGATTCTGACCAATTATCATTCGAATTGGCTGCCAAATTAGGATTTAGAGCTGCTGCAAAAGCCGCGAAAGCTGTAATTATGGAGCCTATCATGAAGTTGGAAGTTTTAACTCCTGAAGAAAACATGGGAGATATTGTTGGAGATTTAAACCGTCGTCGTGGTCAGGTAAATAATATGTCTGACCGTGCAGGTTCTAAAGTTATTAAGGCAGAAGTGCCATTATCTGAAATGTTCGGTTATGTAACGTCATTAAGAACATTGTCTTCAGGTCGTGCAACTTCTACTATGGAATTTTCACACTATGCCGAAACACCTTCAAATATTGCTGAAGAAGTGATTAAGGCTGCTAAAGGAGTTGAAGCTTAA
- the rpsG gene encoding 30S ribosomal protein S7 yields MRKRQAKKRPLLPDPRFNDQLVTRFVNMMMWDGKKSVAFKVFYDAIDIVDAKKTDDEKTALELWKDALSNVMPHVEVRSRRVGGATFQIPMQIRPDRKVSTAMKWLIGYSRKRNEKSMPQKLAAEILAAAKEEGAAVKKRVDTHKMAEANKAFSHFRF; encoded by the coding sequence ATGAGAAAAAGACAAGCGAAGAAACGCCCGTTGTTGCCAGATCCACGTTTTAACGATCAGTTGGTAACACGTTTTGTGAATATGATGATGTGGGATGGGAAGAAGTCAGTTGCTTTTAAAGTGTTCTATGATGCCATTGATATCGTTGACGCTAAGAAAACAGATGATGAAAAAACTGCTTTAGAGCTTTGGAAAGATGCACTTTCAAATGTTATGCCACACGTTGAGGTTAGAAGCCGTCGTGTTGGTGGTGCAACTTTTCAAATTCCAATGCAAATTCGTCCAGACCGTAAAGTGTCAACTGCCATGAAGTGGTTGATCGGTTACTCACGAAAAAGAAATGAAAAATCAATGCCTCAGAAATTAGCTGCAGAAATTTTAGCTGCTGCTAAGGAAGAAGGTGCTGCTGTTAAAAAGCGTGTGGATACCCACAAAATGGCAGAAGCAAACAAAGCATTCTCACATTTCAGATTTTAA
- the rpsL gene encoding 30S ribosomal protein S12 → MPTISQLVRKGRAKITKKSKSAALDSCPQRRGVCTRVYTTTPKKPNSAMRKVARVRLTNGNEVNAYIPGEGHNLQEHSIVLVRGGRVKDLPGVRYHIVRGALDTAGVQGRTQRRSKYGAKRPKK, encoded by the coding sequence ATGCCAACAATTTCACAATTAGTACGAAAAGGAAGAGCCAAAATAACCAAGAAGAGTAAATCGGCTGCTTTGGATTCGTGTCCACAAAGACGTGGGGTTTGTACGCGTGTATATACCACAACTCCGAAGAAACCAAACTCTGCAATGCGTAAAGTTGCAAGGGTAAGGTTGACTAACGGAAATGAGGTAAACGCATACATCCCAGGTGAAGGACATAACCTCCAAGAGCACTCGATAGTATTGGTTAGAGGTGGAAGGGTTAAAGACCTACCAGGTGTACGTTACCACATTGTTCGTGGTGCTTTGGATACCGCAGGTGTTCAAGGAAGAACTCAACGTAGATCTAAGTATGGTGCAAAACGCCCGAAGAAGTAA
- a CDS encoding POTRA domain-containing protein — protein MNKLHILFAIIIWIITPSLGAQNVWLQLEGSTVDKKAIDSIYTSRDYPNFSALKGSFDSIVQVLKQRGYFDLQHSGLKKANDTIYKSNFKLGNRVKFIELNFINASNELKQQLNEDSVTIRTEILSEYLNGLVERISQSGKPFYSLRLLNLKKIDQNILGVEVEDSRDETRKINAIKVRGYSNFPKSYLKNYVGIRTGEIYNKKNVLRKVRRIDHLGFAKTSKEPEVLFSKDSTIIYIYVEKASSNRFDGFIGFGTDENTNKLKLDGYLDLRLLNNLNFGESINIIYKSDELEQKTFKTDVSLPYLFATNFSLEAGLRLFKKDSTFITNNLKADIGYQIAPKHIITSGIESIISESLLNQGSSSINISDFNSFFIRTNYTYNNHNWQDQLFPLKSNLVLTAGLGNRKIDEIKTEQYILGITGHYIFDLNYNNSIFTGVNSNYLISNGYLDNELFRFGGMQSIRGFKENSIAANLFGVINTEYRYRFTNNFYAHSIIDIGYFENKIIDLKEKIFGFGIGLGIVTNSGLLRILYAVPKVGSQGIEMSDSKIHLNFSAQF, from the coding sequence TTGAATAAGCTTCATATTCTATTTGCTATCATTATATGGATAATAACCCCTTCATTAGGGGCACAAAATGTTTGGCTTCAATTAGAAGGTTCCACAGTAGATAAAAAGGCAATAGATTCAATTTATACAAGCCGAGATTATCCAAATTTTTCTGCATTAAAAGGCTCCTTCGATTCTATTGTCCAAGTCTTAAAGCAAAGGGGATATTTCGACTTGCAGCATTCTGGCCTGAAAAAGGCAAATGATACAATATATAAGTCCAACTTCAAATTGGGAAACAGGGTTAAATTTATAGAACTAAATTTTATAAATGCTTCTAATGAACTTAAGCAACAATTAAATGAAGACAGTGTAACAATTAGAACCGAAATTTTATCTGAGTATCTTAACGGTTTAGTTGAAAGAATTTCACAATCGGGCAAACCCTTTTATTCCTTGCGTTTACTAAATCTAAAAAAAATAGACCAAAATATTTTAGGGGTGGAGGTTGAAGATAGCAGGGATGAAACGAGAAAGATAAATGCAATAAAAGTTAGAGGTTATTCAAATTTCCCCAAAAGTTACTTGAAGAATTATGTGGGTATTCGAACGGGAGAAATATATAATAAGAAAAATGTACTACGGAAGGTTAGAAGAATAGATCATTTAGGATTTGCAAAAACCTCTAAAGAACCTGAAGTTCTATTTTCTAAAGATTCCACTATCATATATATATATGTAGAAAAAGCTTCTTCAAATCGATTCGATGGTTTTATTGGATTTGGAACGGATGAAAACACCAATAAATTAAAACTAGATGGATATTTAGATTTGAGATTATTGAACAACCTCAATTTTGGAGAATCTATAAACATTATATATAAGAGTGATGAATTAGAACAAAAGACATTCAAAACTGATGTTTCTTTACCCTATCTGTTCGCCACAAACTTTAGTCTCGAGGCCGGGTTGCGACTCTTTAAAAAAGATTCCACGTTTATAACCAATAATTTAAAAGCAGACATTGGATATCAAATTGCCCCTAAGCATATCATCACATCAGGTATAGAGTCTATTATTTCAGAATCTTTACTCAATCAGGGTTCATCGTCCATTAACATTTCTGATTTTAATTCATTTTTTATTAGAACTAACTACACTTACAATAATCATAATTGGCAAGATCAACTTTTTCCTTTGAAATCTAACCTGGTATTAACAGCTGGTTTAGGAAATCGAAAAATAGATGAAATTAAAACAGAGCAGTACATTCTTGGGATAACGGGACATTATATATTCGATCTTAATTACAACAATAGCATCTTTACAGGGGTAAACTCAAATTATTTGATTTCCAATGGTTATTTAGATAATGAATTATTTAGGTTTGGAGGGATGCAATCTATTCGAGGTTTTAAGGAAAATAGCATAGCAGCAAACCTATTTGGTGTTATAAATACAGAATACAGATATCGCTTCACCAATAATTTTTATGCACATTCAATTATCGACATCGGATATTTTGAAAATAAGATAATCGATCTTAAAGAAAAAATATTTGGATTTGGTATTGGTTTGGGAATTGTAACAAATTCAGGATTATTAAGGATTCTGTACGCAGTTCCAAAGGTCGGATCCCAAGGAATTGAAATGTCTGACTCTAAAATACATCTCAATTTTTCAGCCCAATTTTAG